ATTGAAGCAGCGGGTGCCGATGCATTAGAAATCAATATTCTGGCTTTACAGTCCGATGTTCAATATACATACGGTTCGTTCGAACAACGTCATATCGATATTCTCCGCCACATAAAAAAGACAATCAACATTCCGGTTATCATGAAACTGGGTGATAACCTGACTAATCCAGTGGCACTGATTGACCAGTTATATGCCAACGGTGCGGCTGCAGTTGTCCTCTTCAACCGTTTCTACCAACCGGACATCAACATTGAAAATATGGAGCATATGTCCGGTGAAATATTCAGCAACGCTTCCGATCTCGCCAACCCGCTTCGTTGGATCGGCATTGCATCTGCGGTAGTAGACAAGATTGATTATGCAGCTTCCGGTGGTGTAGCCAATCCCGAATCAGTAGTAAAAGCGATTCTTGCCGGCGCTTCAGCTGTGGAAGTGTGCAGTGCAATCTATCAAAACACCAACGCATTCATCGGAGAAGCCAACCGTTTCCTCTCCGCCTGGATGGAAAGAAAAGGATTCAACAATATCACTCAATTCAAAGGCAGACTGAATATTAAAGATGTAAAGGGCGTTAATACATTTGAACGCACCCAATTCCTAAAATATTTCGGAAAGAAAGAATGATAAAGAGTGAATTATAAATAATGAACGGTGAACTCATTGCAGCATGACAGCTCAATTTGTTCACCGTTCGTCGTTTACAGTTTATCGTTTAATAAAGATTATCTGTTTATAGCAAGTTACTCGCCAGTTCACTCAACTCACTACGTTCGCCCTTCAACAGGTTGACGTGCGCAAAGATATTCTGATCTTTCATGCGGTCAATCATATATACCAGCCCGTTAGACTGGCTATCCAGATAAGGCTGGTCAATCTGTTGGATATCTCCGGTAAATACCATTTTCGTACCTTCTCCCGCACGAGTGATAATCGTTTTTATTTCGTTCGGAGTCAGGTTCTGCGCTTCGTCGATAATACAATACATCTCGCTTAAACTGCGTCCACGGATAAAAGCCAGAGCCTCAATTACCAGTTGCTCGCTCTTTTGCATATCCTCAATGCGTTTCACCTCTGTGGAGTTCGTCGCAAACTGACGTTTGATTACATTCAAGTTGTCGAACAACGGTTGCATGTAAGGAGCCACTTTTTCCTGTGCGTCTCCCGGAAGGAAACCGATATCCTTATTCGAAAGTGCCACTACCGGACGTGCCAGTAATATCTGTTTGTAATCGGTCAATTTACCCAAAGCAGCAGCCAATGCCAATAAAGTCTTGCCCGTTCCCGCCTTTCCCGTCAATGCCACCAATTTCACATTCGGGTCATTCAGAATTTCAAAAGCAAAACTTTGTTCGGCGTTCCGGGGCTCGATTCCATAATTCTTGCCTTTCATCACCCGGCAGATAGAATGAGTAAAAGGATTATAACGTGCCAATACACTATTACGATCACTCTTCAGCACAAAACATTCATTCGGATGAATCAGATCCTTAAAGTCAAACTCGCTCAAGTCGAGTCCCTCTTTAGAAGAATAGATACGGTCGATCAATGCCGGATCTACATTTTCAAATATTTCATTGGATTTTTCAAAGACATCCACATTCACGACCTTATCTGTGATATAATCCTCACAAAGAAGTCCGATAGAACGGGCCTTCATACGCAAATTCACATCTTTGGTCACCAGAATAGACTTCATTTTCGGATATTTCGCCGTCAGATATTCAGTTGCCGCGAGAATCAGATGATCCGGTTTCCTGATAGGGAAAGACTCCCATACTTTAGTAGCCGGCACATTGCTGGTCACTACAAACAAACGTCCCAATCCTTCTCCCAGTTTCACCCCTTCGGAGAAAAGTTCGTCGCTTGTCAACACATCCAGTTCACGTACAAACTCACGAGCATTGAAATTAATCTGCTCGTTTCCCTTCTTAAACTTATCCAGTTCTTCGAGTACGACAAGAGGGAGATAGATATCATTTTCCTGAAAGTTCTTCAAGCAATTGTAGTCGTGAAGAATAACATTTGTGTCCAACACAAAATTTTTCTTAGTTCCCATGGTTTCTTTAAATTTAAATGTTGATATTTGCACTCTCATTCACCAATCCCGCATATAAAGTTGAATTGGTGGTTCTAAAGATAAACAAATTAGCGG
The nucleotide sequence above comes from Bacteroides caccae. Encoded proteins:
- a CDS encoding dihydroorotate dehydrogenase-like protein — translated: MTDLKTTFAGLSLRNPIIISSSGLTNSVGKNKKLAENGAGAIVLKSLFEEQIMLEADQLKDPAFYPEASDYLAEYIREHKLSEYLTLIKESKKECPIPIIASINCYSDSEWIDFAKQIEAAGADALEINILALQSDVQYTYGSFEQRHIDILRHIKKTINIPVIMKLGDNLTNPVALIDQLYANGAAAVVLFNRFYQPDINIENMEHMSGEIFSNASDLANPLRWIGIASAVVDKIDYAASGGVANPESVVKAILAGASAVEVCSAIYQNTNAFIGEANRFLSAWMERKGFNNITQFKGRLNIKDVKGVNTFERTQFLKYFGKKE
- a CDS encoding PhoH family protein — translated: MGTKKNFVLDTNVILHDYNCLKNFQENDIYLPLVVLEELDKFKKGNEQINFNAREFVRELDVLTSDELFSEGVKLGEGLGRLFVVTSNVPATKVWESFPIRKPDHLILAATEYLTAKYPKMKSILVTKDVNLRMKARSIGLLCEDYITDKVVNVDVFEKSNEIFENVDPALIDRIYSSKEGLDLSEFDFKDLIHPNECFVLKSDRNSVLARYNPFTHSICRVMKGKNYGIEPRNAEQSFAFEILNDPNVKLVALTGKAGTGKTLLALAAALGKLTDYKQILLARPVVALSNKDIGFLPGDAQEKVAPYMQPLFDNLNVIKRQFATNSTEVKRIEDMQKSEQLVIEALAFIRGRSLSEMYCIIDEAQNLTPNEIKTIITRAGEGTKMVFTGDIQQIDQPYLDSQSNGLVYMIDRMKDQNIFAHVNLLKGERSELSELASNLL